In one Culex quinquefasciatus strain JHB chromosome 2, VPISU_Cqui_1.0_pri_paternal, whole genome shotgun sequence genomic region, the following are encoded:
- the LOC6042352 gene encoding uncharacterized protein LOC6042352 gives MGQFFVRRVVQIGALFGLLAAVHVASSERVTASPDEHIFFVEGDGCTDKDKFSIVVHGWKEGCNRTEWIPDTLSNLTEYRGGCVICMDFSKYAVTEDYFGGLVPHFYRVVDTLTWKLRELEGRGFDPASGHMFGFSFGAQAAIEAGRRFGLGKLGRLDVCEPAGPGFDSDGTFSVLNPRLAARNVQCIHTSAEFGTFRRDCHQNWMMGNCGRSQLAAGPFPKGNHGLCPYFYNSAFRNEFRATAKRPECFSFRAAADWPPTFRMGYLSDVQAGVFGDLFCPTTKVYPFNEIATTNEV, from the exons ATGGGACAGTTCTTCGTTAGACGGGTGGTGCAAATTGGCGCCCTTTTTGGACTTTTGGCCGCGGTCCACGTTGCTTCCAGTGAACG AGTTACGGCATCTCCAGACGAGCACATTTTCTTCGTGGAAGGTGATGGCTGTACGGACAAGGATAAATTCTCGATCGTGGTCCACGGCTGGAAGGAGGGTTGCAACCGAACGGAGTGGATTCCGGACACGCTGTCCAACCTGACCGAGTACCGCGGGGGATGTGTCATCTGTATGGACTTTAGCAAGTACGCCGTGACGGAGGACTACTTCGGTGGGTTGGTGCCACACTTTTACCGCGTGGTGGACACTCTGACGTGGAAGCTGCGGGAGCTGGAAGGGCGCGGATTTGATCCGGCCAGTGGGCACATGTTCGGGTTTAGCTTTGGAGCGCAGGCGGCCATCGAAGCTGGAAGACGGTTTGGGCTGGGGAAGCTGGGAAGACTGGATG TGTGCGAACCCGCCGGGCCCGGCTTCGACTCGGACGGAACGTTCTCGGTGCTGAACCCCCGCCTGGCGGCCCGCAACGTCCAGTGCATCCACACGAGTGCCGAATTCGGCACGTTCCGACGCGACTGCCACCAGAACTGGATGATGGGCAACTGTGGCCGCAGCCAGCTGGCGGCCGGACCCTTCCCGAAGGGCAACCACGGGCTGTGTCCGTACTTTTACAACAGTGCCTTCCGGAACGAGTTCCGGGCCACCGCAAAGCGACCGGAGTGCTTCTCGTTCCGGGCCGCCGCCGATTGGCCGCCCACGTTCCGGATGGGCTACCTTAGCGACGTGCAGGC tggaGTTTTTGGCGATTTGTTCTGTCCCACGACCAAGGTGTACCCGTTCAACGAAATTGCGACCACAAACGAGGTCTAA